In Scomber japonicus isolate fScoJap1 chromosome 19, fScoJap1.pri, whole genome shotgun sequence, a single genomic region encodes these proteins:
- the LOC128379888 gene encoding rabphilin-3A-like: MPLIGYHLLRSLVGLVKKAVGGSARGMALYEDDVNEAEDSEERGRILVSLMYSSQQGRLIVGVVRCAHLAAMDSNGYSDPFVKVFLRPDMGKKAKNKTQIKKKTLNPEFNEEFSYEIKHAELAKKTLDISVWDYDMGKSNDFIGGCQLGIQAKGESLKHWYECLKNKDKKIERWHVLLNDSTVQFED; the protein is encoded by the exons atgcctctgattggctaccATCTGTTGCGTTCATTGGTTGGGTTG GTGAAGAAGGCCGTAGGAGGCTCGGCCCGTGGCATGGCTCTCTACGAGGACGAT gTGAATGAAGCTGAGGATTCGGAGGAGAGGGGTCGTATCCTGGTGTCACTGATGTACAGCAGCCAGCAGGGTCGTCTGATCGTAGGTGTGGTCCGCTGTGCTCACCTGGCCGCCATGGACTCCAACGGATACTCGGACCCATTTGTTAAAGT ATTTCTGAGACCAGATATGGGAAAGAAAGCTAAAAACAAGACACAGATAAAAAAGAAGACCCTCAATCCAGAGTTTAATGAG GAGTTCagttatgaaataaaacatgcagaacTGGCCAAGAAGACTCTCGACATCTCAGTTTGGGACTATGACATGGGCAAATCCAATGACTTCATCG GTGGATGTCAGTTAGGCATCCAGGCTAAAGGAGAGAGTCTGAAGCACTGGTACGAATGCCTCAAGAACAAAGACAAGAAGATCGAGCGCTGGCACGTTCTGCTAAATGACAGCACCGTCCAGTTTGAGGATTAA